The segment CTTACATCCAGAGATAAAAGCTCTAATTGGTGAAGAGACAAAATATTTGTGGCATGTCATTGAACCTTTGTGATAATCCAGCGTTATCCATTtctaaagaaatataaatactttaaaacaaacattgaaaataaatccttttgaTGTAACAAACTACACTCTTTACTGAGAATTTTCAGTCTTCTTAAAAGTAAGGGACTTCACCCAAAAAATAATCGAAGTATCAATGTAGAACAAtccttggaggaaaaaaagttggAATGTAAACCTCTGTTCCAAATTAgatctgaaaaggaaaaataccacACCATGTATTTCATCCAAGTGTATTTTTCATCAAGCAACAATTTTTAAAGTTACTTTTACAGTTCAACAGGAGAATTCCTAACTTAGCACAGTCCTGGTTTTGCCTCAGCTCATATCCTGTTTTCTTAAGACATGAACCATTTCTCCTTGCTTTTGTCTCCACCAGCCCTGTGACAATACTACGGTCACGCAGGTGAGCAATTCTGCATAACCACAGTATCTGCAATACAATTATACACTAGAACAGCTATAAATGAGTCTCAAAACcgaaaataaaaccaaatttgaGAGCCACTTCCCAAAGCAGTGACTTTCTGATCATTCTTCTGAtataaaaaacaaaggaaaggcTCCACCAAGTTCCTCCTGTTAACAATGACCTTGGAAGCTGCACTTCATTCCAGGTACATGATGGTGATCCTCAGAGAGGTTACTCACATCTTTTACTTTCTTAAAGCATGATATTAATGTTTTATTGAAAAGCTGACAAAAGCTTAAACACAGTCATAGCTGCTCACTTAACCTCACACACAGACCCATTAGTTTGCAAATCTGTCTTACAGCTACTCATCTCCTTGATGTCTTACAATAGCCTCATTACCAAAAGCATGCAGTACGAGTTTGTCTAGCTTCAGTGAGCTAAATCTTCAGTAAGCTCAACCACTGACAGCCCCAAAGGGAAATTTTCAGAAGTCTGAAATTCCTCagcattttgatatttttaaaatatttgatccAATGAATCATATATTGAGAACCTCAAAAAAGTCAAATAATGgaagctttttaaaagaattagTCATATTATCAACTCATAGAGAGAGGACTAAACAGATGAAGAATTAAAGCATAATAGTATTCTTAGAACAGTCTATCCAATTAAGTTAACTCACTGGCTCAGTAAGTTACTACTTATCCTCTCAGCCAGCTGACCCTGCACACATTCATCTCTCAGCTGTAAGTTAAAGTGCATCAGCTTAGAAAACATTGCACAGCAGATTCTACCTCTGCAATTTATTATAAAATTTGAGTTGTAACAATGTTACTACTATAACTTCAGAGTGTGCAGGACCAATTACTACAGTTTGGCAAGCAGTAACACAAGTGACTGTGACAGTCAAGATTATAGTTAACTTCAGAAAAGCTACTAGGATGCAGCTTTCTGTAgtttttatgaaaacaaaaatggagaCTTAAAACcttcagttttcaaaaaacaaacccctccATTATTTTTGCAGCTCTGGTGGGACAGTGAGGCTATTAACCCTACAGAGGAACTGAGGGGGGAGTCAAAcaactgattttctttcagGCACCTTCAGCCTGCTTTGCATGTGTGTTTTAGCAGCATGACACCAGGTGTACCATGTGTTTAGAGGGACTGACTGTAGGACAGGAGAGAGGACAGAAGGCTGGCACATGCATGCACCACACCACTCCCTGAGGCAGTTCCTGAGGAGCAAAGCTCTCCTGAACACCCCTGTATTCCTTGCTGTAGAACTAACAAGAGCTTATTGCCAAGGATGAGGGCTTCAAGAATAtgataaaaatacacatttactACTTACATCATCAATATCTTCATCATCATCTCCAATATCATCAAACTGGATTTCATCATCATCTCCAGGACCAAATGTGTCTGTTTCATTGATTTTAGCTATGAAGGAGTTTAGAGAAGTTAAGGAGTGCACTCACACTGTGCCAAGACAGACTGAATATTCTTGTCCAACATGAACTTCCAATCTGAAGTGAAATGATTCTTACCATGTTCTGGAAGTTCCCCATATGCTTTCAGGCTTCTGGCTTCATCTGCATTGTATTTTAGAATAACATCAGCCTTGTTATCCTAAAGAATAATTTATTAGAATGTATTAGTCATCtatgaaggaaaaatgaaactaTTAACCTCAGCAGACTGCATTGTTTACAACTATATTATTTCCAGTTGATTAACACCTATAATATTTATAGAACATCTcattcttccttcccctccagtTCCTTTAAatataaggaagtgaagtgAATATATTGAATATATGTGAAGTAAACACATTGGAGTACTTCTCATTTCTTCTGAGTGATAACTTAATTATCTCCAGTTACGAGCAATTTATAGattcatagaatggtttggattggaggggaccttaaagatcatctacttccaacccccctgccatgggcagggacaccctccactagGCCAGGGCGCTCCATCTGGCgttgaacactgccagggctggggcacccacaacttccctgggcaacaaGACAAAAGAGAATTTGAGACAAATGAGAAATGTTGAGAATTCAACAACTTGACAGGTTCAGTTTTGTGCCTTTGAAATGAACCTTTCTCTGACAATACACACAGTGAGGTGTTTGATGGTTTatcaggaatcacagaatcactgagttggaagagacctttatgatcatcgagtccaacccacACCCCAACACCTCAACTACACCgtggcaccaagtgccacatccaatatttttttaacacatccagggatggtgactccaccacctccccaggcagacaagtccagtactttatcactaatcctgtaaaaaactttttcctaatatccaacctacaTTTCCCTTAGCAAagtcaaaaccaaaaacctccTAGTTTTAAGTACTTTAATACATCAAGTAACTGACAGTATCCTAAATGTTTTCTAAACCTAATGCACATTTTAGAAGCAGAATCTATCTTCAACAACTGCATTCATGAAAGGCATTCACCTAATGAAAACTTGACAACCGTTTCCATTACTCTCTGTATTACGTAAAGTGGCGTCACTCCATTTTTGGAAATTTAGGTACAAACTAATTACCGATTAATTTGCCTCTTAAGGTAAAAGCTTAAATATCAAGGATCCAAAATTCTGTTTACCAAAAATTCTAATGATCACCATAAAATGTTTGGTACTTGACTCAATCTCCCTTTGTACCACAGGATGCAAGCACCAAGCAGCtacatttggaagaaaaaggtCAAGCTTGGTGACAATAAGCACCCTCACTCACAAAGTCTCAGGGTGCAATTTAGAAGAACAAGTTGAACCAGAATTTGTCCACTCATTACAATCTTCCTGTAGTACAAGGAAACTAAAAGTCATGATTTAGCACAAGTAAATACAAATGCAAAGTTAGACATGAATTTCCTCACAATACCTGCTGCAAATTAACAGTAAATAAAGCTACTTGTATGATACTCCTTAGAGTGGTATATATACTGAATTTTTACCTGGTAGTCTCTTAAGCCAATCAATATAATATCAGATGTATTTATCCAGACCTGAAGGAGAAAAGATGTGTTACAGAAATTCAACTTCTGTTGTATAACACAGGAACCAAACAGCACATTTAGATTTATGGAGAGACATGAAACATTTCACTACAGCCACCACCTTCATTTTCTAACCAGTATGCTAGAAATATCCAATTTAATGTTTTAACAGCAAATCCAAGGTCATAAATACTCAGTTACATTATTTTTACATGTTATGGAGCTATTATAGGGTAATCAAACTTCTTTGAAGAGCTTCTAGCAAACAGGTTGGTTATTAAGCCTTAACATctgaaaaaacagaaggaatgCATCAAGGCACCAGTCATGAACTCTGTGAACTGAGCTCCTCAAGgacaaaaattaaagaaaaacctGATGAAGGGGGTGATGGACAAGAACAGTGAAGAGCACAAGAAAATGAACTGAGTTGTTTCTAGAAACGACGTTAACCAGAAATCTGCAGAACAGGATGTGCTTTTAAATGCACAGGGTGGTTCTGTGTGGGTTCTAGTCCACATCTGCTTGGTTTTTTGGAGACTGAACTAATTTCAGTtggaatttcttttaaacataatGAATAGATAAGTGGTGCTTCTTGTcacaagaaattaattctgcagCACTTAGTGTTTATTTATGCAATTCTCCACTACCTTCAACAGTTTTGTGCAGACAGCTGTAGCACTGGTTACACTGATCCCAAGAAATGTGCATTCACTGCTGTCCAGAAAATGGAACAATCCAGAACAAAGACAATGAATGTCTGTTTTCACTGGAAACAGACTGAAGGCCCTCCTCCTTACCATACACCAGCAGAGGACAGGAAGATGGAACACCTGACAAGGGCCAGAGGGGACACCACCTGAAGGTGGCAAAGTTAAGAATGCCAACACTTACACCTGACATCCCTCAAGGTACAAACCTTTGCAGATTCGCcttcaacagaaatattttgggaaCTGATGAAGAGGACAATGATACAATGGCATTGGAGGTGTATTTTCTACATAGTCACCAAGCTTCCCATCTGCAATTAGGGGGATTTTTATTATTCTATATAAGTATAATTTTCTAGAATATGAAGGTCTTGTATTTCATAAGCAGCTGAAAAAACCTTTCCCTGAAATACACACAATGAAAGGCAGCCCTTCAGCTGTGAGCTTCACCCAAGAGCCAAAGACTGCCTATTCTTGTGCCAGCCATGCAAACAGAAGGACAGACCAGTTTACCATCAAAAAAAGTAGTTTAAGGTATTAGCTGCAATGGAAATATTCGTTTTTCTAACAAGCTACATATGTAAATTTTTACCATTACATATCACGCATAATGTCACTGCTTCCTATTGCAATGCTTCAGAATTACCTTTTTTCTTAGCTTCCCTCTAATATGACATAACCTCTTCACACCATCAAAACATAATGCTTCCAGTCTTCCATTGCCTAACATCTTGATCACCTGGGCATATTCTGAAAGAGATGGTAACATACAGAAACATGGAATcattgaggctggaaaagatctttaGGATCAACAAGTACAACCATTAACCCAGCTTGGTTAAGTCCACTGCTAAGCCATATCCCAATGTGCCACAGAGCAAAACTTCTGAACAAATCCAGCTTCAAGACACAACCAGTAACTTTTCCACTGAAACGCAAATTTGCTGTAGCATTTTATCAACCATGAACTGCTGAGAGGAGCTTCAGGCACCCACACAGGCTGCTGAATGTATCACGGTTTTGTATCACTGTGGATGCTAGCATTTCAAATACTGCTCCTTCTTGCTTGCATCCACCCTTTTGTTCCCTCTGAAATGCTTACTACAGAAAATCTCAGAGCTACTGAGTCACACTCAGAGTCTGAAAGTTTATGACAACATCACAGCACCTGTCCTAGAGGAGAACATCTCAGTGCTGTcactgagggagaagaaagctGCACACCCTGTACAACCACCCACTGAGACTGTGACTCCTCCTGCAGAGGCTCTGTGGACAACACCCCACTGTCCCTGAAAGGGCATGGCCTGGTGGTATCAGACACTGTCTGGAGACAACCAGCAGACTTCAGCTGAGGTCTGTGAGGTGCCTCTCCAACACCCACCCTCAATCTCTTCACCTTGTATTTCATCTTCTCCCTCACCAAGCTGCAGAAATCACATACTGGAGAACTTCACACAAGTTAGATAGTCCAATGAACCACACGACTGTTCATAACTGAGAATAATGTTTCATTAAATAGATTTTGCTTGGGAGATGTAAAGATTTTAAGTTTCAGATGCACATAAAAATAAAGTCCTTTTTCTGCTTACAACCAACACAAAATACCAGAAATTTGTTCAGTGGCACTTCTTCTACAGTGATCTAAATCAGTACCTTTCCCATATTTCTAACAAACCAACTGATGAACTGGTTACTAGGAGAGCACTGGCATGCTGTGAGCCACCACCAGAGTGTGACCCACAAGGCAGAGAGCTGAAAGGGAGGTGAGCTCACTGCCCCCAAAGGCAGGGCAGATGGGaaccccagccagcccctggctggACCCTTGTGCCTTACCTCACCTGACAGCATcccacctgctgctcctggtttAGTCACTGTGACACTTCCAGCCCAGGAGCCTACTGAACCAAACCACCGGGGACAGGACagtgagctgagctgctctgccacacAGTGACTTTGGGGAGCTCAGCAAAGGATCCAAGAGATATTAGAGTCCATATAAAACAGAAACTGGGACTGTGCATCCCAGGAACAATTACTGGAAACACTGAACCACATCTGCTAAGACAGCTGCTCACAGACCCTCACACAAAGCTATCAAGAGGTTTCTAGGGAATGTTTACGTGCTGTTTTACACAGAGCATTGCACTTAGGGCAAGAAGAGGGAAACTTTATTCTTAAGTGGTGAAGCTATTGAAAATTTCCCTTCTCCTACTGTCTATCTCTTACACTCAGTACGTCATTTGGAATTCAAATACAATCCCAGTAAGGTGACCTCTCTCTATTCTGTCACTTACAGTATGTGACTGAAAACAATGACATTGCTCACCTTGCCCATCTTCTTTGAACACCAGCTCTCTTTTTTCCGATTCGTTCTCATTCTTACCTCGTCGCCTGTTTTTACCTCCTTTGCCTAAATTAATCGTGGGAGAAGTAAAAAGCATGTGTTACTGTCTCTAGACACagtgagtgaaaaaaaatcagacttaCAGAGATTTTTATGCTTGTACTCTACATGGCTATTTTAAGTATCCTACCCAGATCTAGATTTTTTTGCTTACTTTTAAGTGTAAATTTTTAGCTGGGTAGTAACAAAGTAATTAAACATCAGAATCGCCACTGTTCTAGATGTCTTGTTTGCTCTGGAGTGACAGCAGCCTTCAAAAAAGATTTTCACAAGATGGCCATTTTCAATTTCTGTGATCCTTGCTATCAAACACCTCAGAAATAACGGTGGGATAGCCTGATGCACCGAATCATCAGGAGCAGAAGAATTTCAGCTACTGTGGTGCTGAAATCCCTGAAATACTCAAGGGGAGGCTTACACTCCAAGTCAAGCTGCCCTTTTAAAAAGGCACACACGTGGCAAAAGGGTCAGATGCTCTTCACGAAGAGCATAAGAGCAGCTCATAGCTGCCCCGCAATTAAAAtctgctgctccccttccctcacGGTTTCCGCGTTTCCTTTCCGGGGTAGGAAAGGAGGGAAgcggcagcagcactgcccggCGAGGGCACGGAGGGGCCCGACCGCCCTCCCGGCAGGGCCGCTCCTGACAAGCGAGCCGCGGGCAGGGCCTCCCGCTCCCGGCCGGGCCTCGGCGGCCTCCGACCCGCGCCGGGCaggcgggcccggcccggggccccgccggggctgcgggagggccCCTCGGCCCGCGGGCTCCGGCGGCGCCCACGTGAGGGGGCCCCAGGCCTGCCCTGCGCGACCgcgcccgggcccggccgcgccgccgcgAGCCCGTCGAAGGGAAGGGCGACTCACCTTTATTCTTGGGCATGGCGCCGAACGCTCCGCCGcggaggggctgcgggaggggcggcgggaggggctccgggcgggggcggcggtTCGGGCtcggcggcggctccgggcgggaccagcggcggggccggggctgcgcgggCTCGTGCGCGCGCTCGCTGCGCCCACCCGGCCACAGCGCCCCCCCGCGGCCCGGAGGACTCCAGCGGCGCAGGACGCGCCAGGGCCCGATCCCCGGGAACGGCCCCGGGAACGGCCCCGGGAACGGCCCCGGGAACGGCCCCGCCTGGGCACTGCGGGGCGTTCTGTGGTGGAGctcaaggaaaaggagaaggagcgGGCAGCGCGCACCCAGGCAGCCCCGAGACACGGCGCAGCTCGGGGGGAGCGGTGTTAGCGGTAACTCCGTCCAGCACCCGGAGTACCTGCCAGGCAAGATGGGGCAAGACTATTTCCAGGAGATcgtagtgacagaacaaggaggaacgcttcaaactgaaagagagtaggtttagatgaGACATTACGAAGAACTCCTTTACTGTGCGGGTGGTGAGGCACCGGCGCAGGCTGCCCGGGGACGCCGGGGCTGCCGCACCGCCCGCGGTGTCCGAGGCCGGGCTGgagggggctctgagcaacctgggccGGCgggagtgtccctgcccacggcagggggaCTGGGACTAGGTGATTTTCAAGCTCCATTCCAACTCAAACTATTCTAGGAGTCTGTAAATCAGAGGGTATGAAGGTGAGGAAGGctgacagcaggagctgtggtaTACCAGCCCCCCTTTCTGCCTTTGCAGAGTTTCTGGAGGCTTAGAAATTATCCAGTTTACttgtaaataaattttaaaatgtttttagacAGACGGGATAAAGCCTGATGTGAACAAAGGGCCACAGCTATGCCCAGCTCTGACCCCAGGAGTGAATTCAGTGAGGAAATCACAGTACCCTTGCCCTGTATCTATTACCAAACCTACCTCTCCATGCTCTCTGATTCCTTTCTTTTGGTATACTTAGCAAAGCCTTTGGATACATTCTTCACAAATCTTCTATCACAATTACCGCAATTTTTTTGTAGACTATGCAACATTTGAAAatcttccctcttttccagcTGTAAGCTTCCAAGTTGTATGAGCTGCCAAAACATGGGCCTGTTGTTTATAGAGTGCTTCTGCATATAATATTGTTTCACATGTTTACAAAGTGCACTAATTATCCAACATGCCCATATTTTCAGTGTCCAGAGCAATGCAGGCGTTGCAAGTGTTATTTAGCAGCCTCCTGTATTAAGTGGTACTTTGGAGTACTGACAGAGTGTTAAAATACAATATCCTTGCACTGCAGTCTTGTTGTATATCAGGTCTGTGAGCACCAGCTGAACATGAGTTTCTTCTCTGTCCCCATGTTTACCTTCCTCAGCATGCTGCAATGTCGGGACATTTGCTTTTTACAAACCCCTTCTGGCTGGCAAAGCACACTCACTGTACTGTGAAGGTAGTTCAGAGTTAGTGATGAACAAGCAATGACTTTTGTAACTGGTCAGAAAAAATGATTACATAAAACAACCCTTTAAGATGTTTGAAAGTTTATTCATAGTAGAAATTTCGATTTCTTTTGAAGACTACAAAACCTGCCATTAgacaggaaaacaagcaatgaTAACTTTCCAAAACTGTTCATAGTTACATCTGGAACAGTTTTAATTACACATTAATAGCATGATTGGAACATCTCTTAGATCAGACTCTGAATAAAACAATCATTTAAAGTATTCAGtacaattaattatttttttaaactagcaTTTCAGTTCTATGACAGCAGTGCTAAGCATCTAACAGATGCTATTGTAATGGTCTAGGACAAGGTACAATACCATTGATTTCCTGGAACAGTACCCTAGACTCACTTACATGCCATGCTGAGAAAACTAGTATAAAGTATGATTGTATAGAATcgtagaaaaatattttatctgtgattttgtcattttttaaaaattgtttaagTAGACATCCCCCCCAACTAGGTTGCAAAATAATTACATCCCTCATAAGTACACCTTCCCTTTGATTAGGTCAAGAGTATCAAGATAAAGCTAATCATTTACATCATTTTCATAAGTGAAAATTCATCTATTAACCATTGCTGCTTAGTAAGGGCCAGCACACTTTGAATCCTTTCCTTTCAATAATAGAAAAGCACAGCTTTAGTTGGTAACACCacatttacaaaagaaaaacacacacacaaaaatctcaGACACGTAAATCTATTCTCTTATGGCCTTGTCTCTtcagaaaaaagttttaaatattttcttgaaaaactCCTTTTAAGTGTCATTCAATGTTAAGAGTGATTATGAACACAGAATTTTGCCCTTACTGGACATAGATGGCATTTAATAGATATTGCAACCACACTCTTCCCTCTGTTCCCTCATGCTCTCAAGCACAGTAAAGGGTAATTTCacactaaaaaaattaaaaacaaaccatgGTCAACACAATGAAAATTCACCTGTCTCTgcattctctctttttctcctctctctgactcatttgctgtgctttgcagacCAAGCAGCAGTCCAGCAATGAATGTACACAGTGTGTCATATACTCACATTCTGACAGAAAGGTGCTGAGACTCAGAGAAGCATTATGTGGATTTCTTTGTAGGTTATAACAACTGCAgctataaaaacattttaaaaaaagtgaaagtcATGAACATGGATCCAAACCATGAAGTAAGGTATATAAACCACGCCTGGCCTGTAAAATACACCTCCCTGATTAGGCAGGCCCTTTATACCTTGGTTTAGAAATTAACTTAAAAATATAATGGATCTAGACTTCAACACATTCAGCTTAGGGTGTGCtaaattttcctgttttgctacaatttaaaatgttcatCCTCTGCTGATAAATATACATGACTTCACAGCAACATTTGTAAAGACTAAATTAACAGATCACTTGAGAGTGCAGATACATAAAATGCAGTTAACTTTGCTTCACTATTTGGATAATGATAAGTGAGCTTGAGGAACACAAAATACGGCTCTAATAAAATGACAGgaagtatttttatattattttaatgtggATATTGCCAATAGTGAGGCTGCTTAGCACTTCCTCTTTTTGGTCTGTTCTCTGCCAGGTACCTATGTACACACACTGAACACAGTAAGAACTCCTTCCTGAAGTGACTGACACACTGGCAAGTACTGCCATCCTTTTATTTCAACagcatttaaataatttggTTGACTAGATATGACTATCTTCTAATTAACACCTTAAAAGCCACCAGAAGGTACAGTTTCTAGATTTTGAGAAGCCTGACTTAAAATTGCTCTCAGAGctgtaaaacacattttttgaGAGGTAAGGTTTTACTAGAGTCCTCTGGAACTGCTGACACTGTAAGAAAGAATAATTAAGATAGCCTTTTTCTGCCGCtacttaaaaatgtttcttgaaGGAGGGGTAGATGCATCTGTACAGCTAAAGGAAACGTCAGTGCTGGAGCACcaagtaaaggaaaaatactgtttgCTTGGGAAGAGCTGTGTTTTCAAATTTCTGAGAGCAAGGCTAATTTAAGAATCTCTGTTTATAAAACCAATTTCTTCACAACTACATCATGGATTAAATATTTAGCAACTTTTTAAGGGCAATAAAAGTGGGATCCTTTGCAAATCTAGCAAAGGAAGCTTCCTCAAGGAACTCAGAAATTCTGGCAGAAGAAACACTCCCATTCAGAGcaaatctgtggtgtcataAAGACATTCTTCCTTTCAACAAACCGCTGATGATTTCAGGGAAATATACCAATTAATCACCATAAAAGAAATTTCATACACTAAGCAAAGAAAATACCTTCTTATACAAAGCACAAATTTGCATTGTTCACCAACAGCCATTCATCCAGATCCCTATTTTACTAAAGCTGGAATTCCCAATAGTCATTTTCATATCTGGAAGGACTTTACATAGCTTATAATTTTGGTGGAATGGAACACTTACTGTATGCAAACACATTCCAGTGCCCCTTCTCATTTGGGCAATTTCATCTTGTCGAGACCGGTCATCAAGATGGGCCTTTAATTACTTTAGACACTAAGAGGCCAAGAGTATTAAAAGTTTCTATCAGTATGTAAAGTGAGTCTTCCACCCTCCTTACCAACTCACTTCCATCTGTGGAAAAGTGAGAATTTTCCATCTGAGTGGCTTCATCCTACCTGACTGGGATAACACTACTTTCATGGTAAAATACAATGACCCTTTTTTAACTAAACAGATCTTTATGACTTGCCtctcattttgcttttgaagtCAATTAAAATTATCAGAAAGTAACTGACAGAACATTAGGTCCATCAATTTTGCAACTGCAATAAATGCAGTTTAAACCTATTCTTTGTAGGCTGCTGCTTATTAGTGACCAGTATGTTTTGCTTTATCTTCAAATGTTGCCTTTCATCTATAATGCCAACATTCATTCACTGAACAATTCCTTTGTGGCTTAAACAAAAGTCATAGAATACAGATAAAATATTAACAATGGATTATAAGAATAAACCATAGAGATGTCCTCTATCAGAAAGTATTTAGCAATAATTCCTGAGTCCAGAGATTAGATGGGAGAGACTAAAAGGGAGGGGTGGGGTAACAAAGACAGTGAGATATGGAGCAAGTTATCTTTTCTCTGGGTTATATTACCTATAGGATATATAGTATGGTGAGAGATTCACTGTTTAAAATCCATAACATGACATGTGGCatcaaaaacacagaaatgtagaaaagacaaggaaaacTACTTATCCATAGTATTACATTCAATAGCTGTTTAACAGTCAGGCTTCTTTTAGAGCTGTCCAACAATCCTGATTAATCCAGGTGAACTGTTTAATCAGACTTACTTGTCATAATGATTAATAATCTGAGTAAAACAAGGCATGTATACATTAAAGAAAACAGCACGGAAATGTACTGCTTGTGAACTGTTtacaaaaacatacaaaatgTTGGATGGCACAATGTATATAGTGCTAATATAAACAGATTGTTTAAGCTAAGTGCTTAACATAAACTGTCCATCTTGACCTGTAACAAAGAATATTTTAGGggacaaaaaaaatattccttataAAAATAATGCTATGTGGTGCAGAGTGCTTTATTCAGTGTATTTTTGACAGAGGTGGCATTTGTCATTCTTCTGGTTTACTCAGTTGCAAACAGGATCGTTTTCATTGTTTCCACTTGTCGCTCCATTTGCAGCTCCAGTAAGATCAGTAACTTGCCATCAACAGTTTAAAGCGAGAGTAGATGaaagcagtagcagcagcaggagcagcagcattatAGGTACCAGCTGGGACAGAGTGTGCTTGCAGGTATCTGTCAGATATGTGCTACCTGTCGCCATGATTTGTGCTATCATCTTATGCCGTGGTACCAAGTGTCTGGTTGAGGTCATTTCACAGGGCTGttgaggtaattttttttataccTCTCCTCTGAGCAAGAGTAGAACGGCCAACCGGCTCCAAAACGGGTGACTGATTACGATTCAAAGCAGAGTACGTTGCTGCCA is part of the Prinia subflava isolate CZ2003 ecotype Zambia chromosome 3, Cam_Psub_1.2, whole genome shotgun sequence genome and harbors:
- the EIF1AX gene encoding eukaryotic translation initiation factor 1A, X-chromosomal, whose translation is MPKNKGKGGKNRRRGKNENESEKRELVFKEDGQEYAQVIKMLGNGRLEALCFDGVKRLCHIRGKLRKKVWINTSDIILIGLRDYQDNKADVILKYNADEARSLKAYGELPEHAKINETDTFGPGDDDEIQFDDIGDDDEDIDDI